In Saccharothrix violaceirubra, the following are encoded in one genomic region:
- a CDS encoding cytochrome P450, producing the protein MRTEVDRPPSTATGPDALIRWLTDRRDRSPVWRDERGVVHVFGYDEVRTVLHDWAAFSSDRSALMPGEDRLASGNLTMMDPPEHRALRAAVGRVFTPRVVATLRGRITAVAEGLLADVPDDRYDLVEHLAHPLPVIVVAELLGVPVADRGLFRDWSAGFGQGRAESVTALHDYLLAHTRARRAAPGDDLISRLLDAGVDGRPLSDERIAALAGLLLLAGHLTTTMLLTSAVEVLLDRPDVWAALRRDPAAVPAAITEVLRLRPPFTQVSRITTGEVRLAGTTLPTGTLVVAWVLSANRDDRVFPDPDRFDVDRPDRQVAFGHGIHFCLGAPLARLEAEVAIRLLLARYRELSGPHEPVAYYEAPVFGARRLVVAGHP; encoded by the coding sequence GTGCGTACCGAAGTGGATCGTCCGCCGTCGACCGCGACCGGGCCGGACGCGTTGATCCGGTGGCTCACGGACCGGCGCGACCGGTCACCGGTGTGGCGCGACGAACGCGGTGTCGTGCACGTCTTCGGCTACGACGAGGTGCGGACCGTGCTGCACGACTGGGCCGCGTTCTCGTCGGACCGCAGTGCGCTCATGCCCGGCGAGGACCGGTTGGCGAGCGGCAACCTGACCATGATGGACCCGCCGGAACACCGCGCGCTGCGGGCGGCGGTCGGCCGGGTGTTCACGCCCCGCGTGGTGGCGACGCTGCGCGGGCGGATCACCGCCGTGGCCGAGGGCCTGCTGGCCGACGTGCCCGACGACCGGTACGACCTGGTCGAACACCTGGCCCACCCGCTGCCCGTGATCGTCGTCGCCGAACTGCTCGGCGTGCCGGTCGCCGACCGCGGGTTGTTCCGGGACTGGTCGGCCGGGTTCGGCCAGGGCAGAGCGGAGTCCGTGACCGCGTTGCACGACTACCTGCTGGCACACACGCGTGCCCGTCGCGCGGCGCCGGGGGACGACCTGATCAGCCGCCTGCTCGACGCCGGGGTCGACGGCCGGCCGCTGTCCGACGAGCGGATCGCCGCCCTGGCCGGTCTGCTCCTGCTGGCCGGGCACCTGACCACGACCATGCTGCTCACCAGTGCCGTCGAGGTGCTGCTCGACCGGCCGGACGTGTGGGCGGCCCTGCGCCGCGACCCCGCCGCGGTACCGGCCGCGATCACCGAGGTGCTGCGGCTGCGACCGCCGTTCACCCAGGTCAGCCGGATCACCACGGGCGAGGTGCGGCTGGCCGGCACGACGTTGCCCACCGGGACGCTGGTCGTCGCGTGGGTCCTGTCGGCCAACCGCGACGACCGCGTGTTCCCCGATCCCGACCGCTTCGACGTGGACCGGCCCGACCGGCAGGTGGCGTTCGGGCACGGCATCCACTTCTGCCTCGGGGCGCCGCTGGCCCGACTGGAGGCCGAGGTCGCGATCCGCCTGCTGCTGGCCCGGTACCGGGAACTGTCCGGGCCGCACGAACCCGTCGCCTACTACGAGGCACCGGTGTTCGGCGCCCGCCGGCTTGTCGTGGCGGGGCACCCGTGA
- a CDS encoding TOMM precursor leader peptide-binding protein — translation MTGLPVRVSAGVVRIGPVGCPECFATRRRRMTGRDQADVPDSPLLTESVRVLVAALADHVARDSVLELDLADLSVRRRRFLPDPTCEACGDLPPDRPGPLAITGAHPKRGPDTHRSRSAVETLPRLLSVYVDDETGVVRAVNPGAVGPFVVAGAPVPLRPTGAFEPGFGRSPGYRASEATAVLEALERYGGVTPGGRRTVVRGSFAELAGHALDPRTLGTHPPESHALPDFPYRPFAEDAVCDWVWGHSLVRDEPVLVPERYAYYSTTPGDDRPFVWEMGNGCALGSGFAEAVLHGLFEVVERDAFLLTWYARLPVPRLDLPDGSPAALRSAAITAATGHDVLLFDTTPEYGIPAVWAMAVHPDGEPAVVCAGGAGPTPAHAAVAALDELGPIAVALSARFAGRPGPPTADPGPTGPDTAGPDTAGPSAAGPSAASPDGFADPALATDPDLVRGMADHCALSGLRAVLPRFDFLLDDEREHRPLTSAGPFKAPDLGTDLAEAVRRLAEAGLDVVVVDQTTPEHRAADLVCVKVVVPGAVPMTFGHRNRRVEGLPRLLEIPRALGYADHVLSVDELNPHPHPFP, via the coding sequence GTGACCGGCCTGCCCGTGCGGGTGTCGGCCGGGGTGGTCCGGATCGGACCGGTGGGCTGCCCGGAGTGCTTCGCGACCCGCCGCCGCCGGATGACCGGCCGGGACCAGGCGGACGTTCCCGACTCGCCCCTGCTGACCGAGTCGGTGCGCGTGCTCGTCGCCGCGCTGGCCGACCACGTCGCGCGGGATTCGGTGCTGGAACTCGACCTGGCCGACCTGTCGGTGCGCCGTCGGCGGTTCCTGCCCGACCCCACGTGCGAGGCGTGCGGCGACCTGCCGCCGGACCGCCCCGGACCGTTGGCGATCACGGGCGCGCACCCCAAACGCGGTCCCGACACGCACCGGTCGCGATCCGCGGTCGAGACGTTGCCCCGGCTCCTCTCGGTGTACGTGGACGACGAGACCGGTGTCGTCCGCGCGGTGAACCCCGGTGCGGTGGGGCCGTTCGTCGTCGCGGGCGCGCCCGTGCCGCTGCGGCCGACCGGTGCGTTCGAACCGGGGTTCGGCCGGTCGCCCGGGTACCGGGCGAGCGAGGCGACGGCCGTGCTGGAGGCGCTGGAGCGGTACGGCGGTGTGACACCGGGTGGACGACGGACCGTCGTGCGCGGGTCATTCGCCGAACTGGCCGGGCACGCGCTCGACCCGCGCACGTTGGGCACGCACCCGCCGGAAAGCCATGCGCTGCCGGACTTCCCGTACCGGCCGTTCGCCGAGGACGCCGTGTGCGACTGGGTGTGGGGCCACTCGCTGGTCCGCGACGAACCCGTGCTGGTTCCCGAGCGGTACGCCTACTACAGCACCACGCCGGGCGACGACCGGCCGTTCGTGTGGGAGATGGGCAACGGGTGCGCGTTGGGCTCGGGGTTCGCGGAAGCCGTGCTGCACGGGCTGTTCGAGGTCGTGGAGCGGGACGCGTTCCTGCTCACCTGGTACGCCCGCCTGCCGGTACCTCGACTCGACCTGCCGGACGGTTCGCCGGCCGCGTTGCGCTCGGCCGCGATCACCGCCGCGACCGGGCACGACGTGCTGCTGTTCGACACGACGCCCGAGTACGGCATCCCGGCGGTGTGGGCGATGGCCGTGCACCCGGACGGCGAACCGGCGGTGGTGTGCGCGGGCGGTGCGGGACCGACGCCCGCGCACGCGGCCGTCGCCGCCTTGGACGAACTCGGGCCGATCGCGGTGGCGTTGAGCGCGCGGTTCGCGGGACGGCCCGGTCCACCGACCGCGGATCCGGGACCGACCGGACCTGACACAGCGGGACCGGACACGGCAGGACCAAGCGCAGCGGGACCAAGCGCAGCGAGTCCGGACGGCTTCGCCGATCCGGCGTTGGCCACCGATCCCGACCTCGTGCGGGGCATGGCCGACCACTGCGCGCTGTCCGGCCTGCGCGCGGTACTGCCGCGCTTCGACTTCCTGCTCGACGACGAACGGGAGCACCGGCCGCTGACCTCGGCCGGACCGTTCAAGGCACCGGATCTCGGCACCGACCTGGCCGAGGCGGTCCGCCGACTCGCCGAGGCCGGACTCGACGTCGTCGTGGTCGACCAGACCACGCCGGAGCACCGGGCCGCCGACCTGGTGTGCGTGAAGGTCGTCGTCCCCGGCGCGGTGCCGATGACGTTCGGGCACCGCAATCGCCGGGTCGAAGGGCTGCCGAGGTTGCTGGAAATCCCCCGCGCCCTCGGCTACGCCGACCACGTCCTGTCGGTCGACGAACTGAACCCGCACCCCCATCCCTTCCCGTGA
- a CDS encoding lantibiotic dehydratase, translating into MYRTEPLVVIRFAGLPATLPVALRATSTVACVDSYLDVLETGRALAAELHDVIGRSAGTDRARLVALRRALHGGRAPGRRAWPAPVDDDLAARIHAWCAHDLPGLRAGIAATLAGDLVSETAVLRTALTDEVFRHSLRQASPVLADEADKWLADPGRTPRRRTLIGLARYVLRAATKTSPFSGFATIRLAGWRPDGPLLTVPDVPSRFVQEVDAGLVRSISTALHRRVRLNPSVTVASGHLLHAASGPVATLPATPAVQAVLALLTPDSPELERADVVAWLAGRAQVDVARADLFVTGLERAGVVEVVAAVPEQAVRPFAELAGRGGPAGLSQVQRHVDRASPDTADVLREVCADVGVPVPDRAAIRRHGVHETRVSAGEPAWCGHAAWRSALDDLDTVRVLLGLYDPALPYRLALGTEVGRLFGPGARVPLLVVRKALDTSGPPLAEVFHPDFLSRADPLRGHDDPRLARLRELRAETTRRLVDGSVDVGADWPDWVQPPPAMTAYIQRTATGVVLNAAHGGTRGRTRWERLARQAGASIPTDDTRTEVDGTPECTRGTTAHAEVVETAVFGGTLDLRSPAPGREIVFPGATGTAPPAARIPVGALEVRHDPERDLVDLVERGTDRPLRPEYTGMTSDALLPPLAQLVVCGFGRTYLTHPTLPAVDPPPPPGPGVVALPRVDVGSVTLARARWLAPPDSPGPRPPGTTDAERFVALRAWRRAHGVPARCFVRRAALGGSRAEIAFDKSHKPLYVDFDSAISMSVLDHFLAAGEGPVEFVAMWPEVSGAEPGGFVAEYVVEIGDH; encoded by the coding sequence GTGTACCGCACCGAACCCCTGGTCGTGATCAGGTTCGCCGGCCTGCCCGCCACGCTTCCGGTGGCGTTGCGCGCGACGTCGACGGTCGCGTGCGTCGACTCCTACCTGGACGTGCTGGAGACCGGACGGGCGCTCGCCGCGGAACTGCACGACGTGATCGGCCGGTCCGCGGGCACGGACCGGGCGAGGTTGGTGGCGCTGCGGCGGGCGTTGCACGGTGGTCGGGCGCCGGGGCGTCGGGCGTGGCCGGCCCCGGTCGACGACGACCTCGCCGCGCGAATACACGCCTGGTGCGCGCACGACCTGCCCGGCCTCCGCGCCGGCATCGCCGCCACGCTCGCGGGCGACCTCGTGTCCGAGACGGCCGTGCTGCGCACCGCCCTGACCGACGAGGTGTTCCGGCATTCGCTCAGGCAGGCCAGTCCCGTGCTCGCGGACGAGGCCGACAAGTGGCTCGCCGACCCAGGTCGGACGCCGCGCCGGCGCACCTTGATCGGCTTGGCACGCTACGTGCTGCGCGCCGCGACGAAGACCAGCCCGTTCAGCGGCTTCGCGACGATCCGCCTCGCGGGATGGCGGCCGGACGGCCCGCTCCTCACCGTCCCGGACGTGCCGAGCCGGTTCGTGCAGGAGGTGGACGCCGGCCTGGTCCGCTCGATCTCGACGGCGCTCCACCGGCGGGTGCGCCTCAACCCGTCCGTCACGGTCGCGTCGGGGCACCTGCTGCACGCCGCATCGGGCCCGGTCGCGACCTTGCCCGCCACGCCCGCCGTCCAGGCCGTGCTCGCCCTGCTGACACCGGACTCCCCGGAGCTCGAACGGGCCGACGTGGTCGCGTGGCTCGCCGGACGGGCCCAGGTCGACGTGGCGCGTGCCGACCTGTTCGTCACCGGGCTCGAACGGGCCGGGGTGGTCGAGGTCGTGGCGGCCGTGCCGGAACAGGCGGTGCGACCGTTCGCCGAGTTGGCCGGGCGCGGCGGTCCGGCCGGCCTGTCACAGGTCCAGCGGCACGTCGACCGCGCCTCGCCCGACACCGCCGACGTCCTGCGCGAGGTCTGCGCCGACGTCGGTGTCCCCGTACCCGACCGCGCCGCGATCCGACGGCACGGCGTGCATGAGACCCGGGTCTCGGCGGGCGAACCGGCGTGGTGCGGCCACGCGGCTTGGCGATCGGCACTGGACGATCTCGACACCGTCCGCGTCCTTTTAGGACTGTACGACCCGGCGCTGCCGTATCGGCTCGCGCTCGGCACCGAGGTCGGACGGCTCTTCGGTCCGGGCGCACGAGTGCCGCTCCTGGTAGTGCGCAAGGCACTCGACACCTCAGGTCCACCCCTCGCCGAGGTGTTCCACCCCGACTTCCTGTCCCGCGCCGACCCGTTGCGCGGCCACGACGACCCCCGACTGGCCCGACTTCGGGAGCTACGCGCGGAGACGACCCGGCGACTGGTCGACGGGTCGGTCGACGTCGGCGCCGACTGGCCGGACTGGGTCCAGCCGCCGCCCGCGATGACCGCGTACATCCAACGCACGGCGACCGGCGTGGTGCTCAACGCCGCGCACGGCGGCACGCGCGGCCGCACGCGGTGGGAACGGCTGGCCCGGCAGGCGGGTGCGTCGATACCGACCGACGACACGCGCACCGAGGTCGACGGCACGCCGGAGTGCACCCGCGGGACGACCGCGCACGCCGAGGTCGTCGAGACCGCGGTGTTCGGCGGGACGCTGGACCTGCGGTCGCCGGCCCCGGGCCGGGAGATCGTCTTCCCCGGCGCGACGGGCACCGCACCACCGGCCGCACGCATACCCGTCGGTGCGCTGGAGGTCCGCCACGACCCGGAGCGGGACCTGGTCGACCTCGTCGAACGCGGCACCGACCGGCCGTTGCGTCCCGAGTACACCGGAATGACCTCCGACGCCCTGCTGCCGCCCCTGGCCCAACTGGTCGTGTGCGGCTTCGGACGCACCTACCTGACCCATCCGACGCTGCCTGCCGTCGACCCGCCCCCACCACCCGGCCCGGGGGTGGTCGCGCTGCCCCGGGTCGACGTCGGCTCGGTGACGCTGGCTCGTGCGCGGTGGCTCGCGCCGCCGGACTCCCCCGGCCCCCGACCACCCGGGACGACCGACGCGGAGCGGTTCGTGGCGCTGCGCGCGTGGAGACGCGCGCACGGCGTGCCCGCACGGTGTTTCGTCCGCCGGGCGGCGCTCGGTGGCAGCCGGGCCGAAATCGCTTTCGACAAATCCCACAAGCCGCTGTACGTCGACTTCGACTCGGCCATCTCGATGTCCGTTCTCGACCACTTCCTGGCTGCCGGTGAAGGTCCGGTCGAATTCGTCGCCATGTGGCCCGAGGTGTCGGGGGCGGAACCGGGCGGATTCGTCGCCGAGTATGTCGTCGAGATCGGTGACCACTGA